From Melitaea cinxia chromosome 23, ilMelCinx1.1, whole genome shotgun sequence, the proteins below share one genomic window:
- the LOC123665282 gene encoding ubiquitin-like domain-containing CTD phosphatase 1: MCDLNDNPIKLSVKWNGKEYEMPELSPSDSVAMLKIAIENATGVRPERQKLLNVKFQGKVATDNCTLSDLNLKPNLKIMMMGSLEEAIEGARTKPDIGDEVINDLDIEEENVDIENQEVYLSKINKRVRDYKINLLNEPRPGKKLLVLDIDYTLFDHRSVAETGYELMRPFLHEFLTSAYEDYDIVIWSATGMKWIEEKMKLLGVATHQDYKIMFYLDYLAMITVHTAKYGTIDVKPLGVIWGKYPQYSSKNTIMFDDIRRNFIMNPKSGLKIRPFRQAHLNRDKDRELVHLSTYLKDIAHYCDDFDTLNHKKWEKYKPDKNRIQAGSKRKAEDSPSKPKE, from the exons ATGTGTGATTTAAACGATAATCCAATCAAATTAAGTGTTAAGTGGAATGGCAAAGAATATGAAATGCCGGAATTATCTCCGTCAGATTCGGTAGCGATGTTAAAAATCGCCATCGAAAATGCGACTGGTGTACGACCGGAAAGACAAAAACTTCTTAATGTTAAGTTTCAGG GTAAGGTAGCGACAGACAATTGCACATTGTCGGACTTGAATCTAAAGCCGAACCTCAAGATAATGATGATGGGCTCTCTAGAGGAAGCAATAGAAGGTGCCAGAACTAAACCAGATATCGGTGACGAAGTAATTAATGACTTAGACATAGAGGAAGAAAATGTTGATATCGAAAATCAGGAG GTCTActtatcaaaaataaacaagaGAGTGAgagattacaaaattaatttattgaatgaACCTCGGCCCGGAAAGAAGTTGTTAGTTTTAGATATAGACTACACGTTGTTTGACCACAGATCTGTTGCTGAAACTG gtTATGAGCTAATGCGACCATTTCTACACGAATTTCTAACATCAGCATATGAAGATTACGATATAGTAATATGGTCAGCGACAGGAATGAAATGGATCGAAGAGAAAATGAAACTGCTCGGTGTAGCGACACACcaagattataaaataatgttctaTCTAGACTACCTAGCTATGATAACTGTACACACAGCTAAATATGGAACTATTGAC GTAAAGCCTCTAGGCGTCATTTGGGGTAAATACCCGCAATACAGCTCCAAGAACACGATTATGTTCGACGACATACGAAGAAACTTTATAATGAATCCAAAAAGTGGTCTAAAAATTCGGCCATTCAGACAAGCGCACTTGAACAGAGATAAAGATAGGGAGCTCGTGCACTTGTCCACTTATTTAAAAGACATTGCTCACTACTGTGACGATTTTGATACACTTAACCACAAAAAGTGGGAAAAATATAAGCCTGATAAGAATAGAATCCAAGCGGGTAGTAAGAGAAAGGCAGAAGACAGTCCTTCCAAACCAAAGGAATGA